gCTTTGTTAGACTATTtccaatgtatttttttttgtttttattctaaaatagagtGCATAACTCTATGATTGAATTTAAGTTTACACTAAatgtaaaatagttttttttctaaagttagagtgaaaataaaaaatgctatttctttttctatttatagaataaactaataatgtatattttacAAGATTAAATAGAGATGTATTGGAGTAGATTTACTTCTAATATTATCTCTAACCTATTtcaatattaaaaaagaaaagaaattctGTTATAATGTTTGCCTGTATAAtagatttattataattttagacgaaaatattaaaaaaattatttttgcttCTATACTTAAAGTTAAAATTAACATTCATCTATatttctttctaaaaatagaataactctattatagatgCATATATTAGTACAAATCAATGACTATAATAAAAATCTTCTATTTTagctgaaatataaaaaatataaaaaagggtTGGAAATGTTCTAAACCCCATTgtcgaaatatatatatatatatatatatatatatatatatgtatgtatgtatatgaATTGAAGAATTGAAGATGCTCTTAGTTTCTAAATGAATCATCCTTCCatctatttttgaattttacatATAAGCAGAAGTGAGATCTTTTATTTGTTAATCACTcattaatatttgtattaagTTGATCATTTTCTATAGTATATTTCtagttgttttcttttctttttgagaaaCTACTTTAAAGCATCCAGGGGAAGGAAAAAAGTGTAGAGCCgcataatttaatcacagaaactagttattttgtttaatatgaATGACAATTAGTATTGGTTTGAGATGCTTTTTCCGTATATTTTGATGAGTAACTCATGTTTGAGTTAAGAATGTTCGCTGGAATATTTAGGAGCGTAGGttagaagttttttttcttttctagagAATATGATTAGAAGTTTATTGTAGATGTATTGATTTTCTTGTATTGATTCAGAAAATCAATtttgttcagaaaaaaaagcaaaacaatTCATATATGCAATGGATTGGATCTTGAGGTAACTTGAAGACAACGAGTATTACGTGGAAACGTCAACAACTTTACCTTATCTTTACATATATAAGATATGACCATCTCTTATGGAACCTTTGGAAGTCTCGGAATAAGTTGTGCTTCGAAAACATAACTTTCTCGGAGTGGGAAGTGGTGAACAAAAGCGTTAGACCATGTACATCAAGAGATTAAAAGAGGTTCATGGGCTGGGTTTCACAGGGttttaatcaaaaaagaaaatgaaaaataggtTATTTTAAGTGAACCGGGCCGCTGGAGTGATCTCGTGTGAAGCGAGTTCAGTACACGTGTCGGCACGGGATAAACTTGACGTTTTAGGGTTGTCGACGCGGAAAAGACACGCCTCGCGTGTTTCTCCTCATTTCCTCTTCTCTTCCAAAAGCTAGGGTTTTCGAGTTCTGAGGCGATTTTTGTAGCGACGACGATCGAGAGGTCGTTTTTCCATCAAATCGACGAGGGAGAGTTTTCTGATCGACTTCACCGTCCTTTGTAATCCTCTCTCTTCTCAGTCTCTTTTTTTGTTAGGGTTGAAAAGCGTCGATACGAATTCGAATTGGGGGTTTCTCCTCCAATAGAGTCTGGAGGAGAAATCGATTAGGGGGTTTGTTTGTTACGGTTCTAAATCGATCTGTAGGGGAAATAAATTAGGAGATTTCTTCGTTAGGGTTCTAAATCGAGTCTGAGAGATTTCTATTAGCTGAAATCGATTAGAGGGTTTcttttttagggtttaatagAGTCGATATGAATTTGAAAAGGGGGTTTCTTTGTTAGGATTCGTTTGTTCTAATAGAGTCGAGATTTGTGTTTGGGTAATCAAAATTTTTCATTAGTTTGTTCTAATCAATTCGTTTTCTGGTGCAGATGAATCCCTCAGAAGAACAAAGACATTCAAAGAAACAAAAGGAGTACTGCGACATGTTAGGCTTAGTGGAGGATTCACAGTACGGTATTCCAAGACGGTGTGCTTGCGGTGGGAGAATCATTGACGAGGTACGGGGGAAGGAAGACTATGACAGTCATCCTGGTAAGCGCTACTTCACGTGCATAAACTATGAAGTTAATATATTTTCCTTAATCTATGtcataaaaatttatgaaactcGAACTGTctctaatattttgttttctgttgTCAACAAGGATAATGGGTTGCATTATAGTCATCCTTGGGTGGTTGGTGTCCAGGAGGAGATGGAAAGGCTGAGGAAGCGTCTGGAAGAGGCTGAGGAGGTTATCAAGGGGGTGTGGAGTCTCAATTACCAGATTGAGAGCCTGCAGGTAAATACAATAGCTTGctttatttttgttactttaATATGTATGTCCTCGATTAATATTAATGAGTAACACTGTATTCTTGTTGTTTCCATGTCCAGGAACAGGTTCGAAGCCTCCCAGTCCAGGTCGGTACCCTAGAGAAGGTGTGCTTCGACTGAAATAGAGAGGTAAATGTTCTAACCCATCTCTAGCTGTGATGTAGACTGGAATGTGTTTGCGTGAATTGATAACTagaactataaatatttttttggaagcAAACTAAACTGAACTAGAAGTATTTATTAGTAAGACTAGCCTTGCTCAGCAAAGTACAGTGGAATTAAATCTGTGTTTAAGTAGTTGATAGTATTAAGTTGTTGATTTGATGTGTATTAACTTCTCTGTGTGGAGTAGTTGTTATCTATTAGGTTTTATATTCAATGTTTGGCTGGTTGAATTTAATTTAGCTCTACTACCTGCGTGAAAACTAGTTTAAATAGAGAACCAAAATCCCATTATCTTAAAAAATAAACCTAAAccataactaaaacataaaccaAAACCATGGAACCCTTTTCCACACAAACTTCCGGTTTCATTTCCCTACTAGCTTCGCAGAGCAGTCCATTCCCGGACTGCGACCCTCCACAAGCAGTAGCTAACTCTCCTGGGTTAATGAAAACGACTTCCAAGAGGAAGTGGTCAACTAAAGAGGACCTTGTGCTCATCAGTGGTTGGGTGAACACGAGCAAGGACCCTATTGTCAGTAATGAGCAGAAGATCACCTCCTTTTGGAGGAGAATAGAGGCGTACGTGAATTCTAGCCCTCTGCTCACTGGCAGCGCTCCAAGAGAGTGGGGTcagtgtaagcagaggtggggaaggGTCAACGACCAAGTGTGCAAGTTTGTAGGAAGCTACGACGCGGCTTTGAAGAACCAATCAAGTGGtcaaaatgatgatgatgtgatgaaggCTGCCCATGAGATTTTCTTCAATGATTACCAAGCGAAATTCACCATGGAACACTGTTGGAGGGAACTGAGACATGATCAGAAATGGAAGTCAGTTTTCAAGTCAAGAGATGGCGGGAAGGAGAAAACGAAGGAAGCTGAAGAGGTAATGGCTGAGGGCGAGGTTAGACCAGCTGGTGTTAAGGCTGCTAAAGCAGCCAAACGCAAGAGGCACGGGAAAGAAGTTGCATTCGATCAAATAGAGACCATCCTGGCTGAGAGAAAAAAGATCTCGCAGCAGAAAATCCTACAACTTCTACTAGCCAAAATTGAGACTGATCTAACCCCTAACGAAATAACCCTCAAACAAAAACTCATATCTGAACTCCTTGATTGATTTGGTTAACTTGCTTGATCGAATCTCTgtgttttcattatttatttgcTTCAATAGGTGTAGTAATTAACTTATGTTGTCACGTTATTGTTGTGCCGGTTGCTTTGTCTCACGAGTTGCTATGTCAGGAGTTGCTGTATCACGGGTTGGTGTCTGTTGCTGTCTCACGGGTTGGTGTCTGTTGCTGATTTAATAAGTGTGTTGCTTTATGTCTCTCGGATGCTTTATGTCTATCGGATGCAGTGTAATATTTTGTTGGTTTCTACACTGATGTTGCTTTGTTTCACGGGTGGTACTTTGTTTCTACAATGCTTTTTCATGTCACGGGTTATGTAACAAACAACCATATATAAATATGCTCTCTTGATGTATgcttttataaatcaaaactcTACTTCTTCTCTTTATCTGAATGCTTTTTCCTTagaaattatcctttgtttctCTTCGATTCACATCTTCAAGTTCACTCTCTATCTCCCTCTCTGATCACTTCGTCGTACATCTTTGCCTCttcgtacatcaccaacaagaaGCAACCAAACAACCACCAAAAAATTCAAggttgattttaaaaatattcaataattttttgtatatgttaaaaAAACAGGAACAATGTCAACCAACTCAGATGATGAAGTATATGGAGTACTTGAAGAAATGGTCGACCAACAAATTGATGATTACATCGAGTCTGCTCTTACCAAACAGCCGAAGACACAAGTCTATATCGAAAGAGATCGGGAAGTAGGACACATTCAACTTTGGCAGGACTATTTCAGTGAAAATCCTACATACACACACGACTTGTTTAGGCGacgttttcgaatgaacaagtcattgttccttcgcattgtcgaACGTCTAGGTAATGAAGTTCCATACTTTCAACAACGGAGAAATGGTCATGGAAGGAACAGCCTATCTACACTTCAAAAATGCACTTCAGCTATGAGAATGTTGGCTTACGGTTGTGCCGGAGATGCgaatgacgaatatctccgacttggggCAAGTACTGCAATTTTATGTTTGGAGAATTTCGCGGAAGCGATAATACAAGTGTTTGGAGATGGTATCAAAGAAAACCAACACCTGAAGATCTTCAAAGACTACTTGATTCTGGAGAGGCACGGGGGTTTCCGGGAATGATAggcagcatcgattgtatgcattgggagtggaaaaactgcccaactgcttggaaaggtcagttcacacgtggttcgggaaaaccgacaattgtcttagaagccgtggcatcacaagatctttggatatggcactcatttttcggattaccaggtaccctcaacgatatcaatgttcttcaTCGGTCACcggtttttgatgaaattttacaaggtcgagctcctAAAGTgaagttcaaggtcaacaaccacacttatcgtatGCCCTACTATCTTACCGACGGGATTTATCCTAATTgggcaacatttatccaatccatcccgCTTCTTCAAGGTCCTAAAGCAGTGGCATTTGCAAAACGTCAAGAATCGaccagaaaagatgtcgaacgggcATTTGGAGTCTTGCAATCGAGGTTTGCAATTGTTAAAAACCCTGCTCTTAAATGGGACAAAGAAAAGATAGGAAAGGGAATGAGAGTCtgtgtcatattgcacaatatgatagtagaggACGAAAGACAAGGATACATTCTAGTTAATACATCTGAGTTCGAGTCAGGAGAATCTAGCCGAAGTTCGAAGGTGAGAAGGAGAGAAAGTGTGAATGTTGATATGCTTAACATTCGCAATCTGGTTCGGGATCCACAAATTCATGAGCGTctgaaagctgatttagttgaaaatgtATGGGTAAAATTTGGTGATCGTAGTGATTAATCTTTTGTATGTTCTTGAATTTCCAATGTATTAAATAAAACCttttaagaaataattaaaaatatttagtaagtTTATGAATTCTCAATGTATTGAATTACaacttcttaaaaaaaatcaaatttttaattttttcaaaatttgtttttttttccaaaaatatattattttatttgtatgaaCCCGAACTTGAGGTTCATTGATGGAGAAACACATTTGATTCGGGTTCAACACTGTTCATGACCCCACcattaaatacataaaaaaaatccaatgaaCCCCAAGGGGGGTTCATTGATGTACATGCTCTTATTGATGCGAAGGAATAGGCCGCTGCTCAACTGCTCTCTGACGAACATTCCCACGCTATCAAACGACAAGGTTCTCCTCCGATCATTCCCCAACCATCTCCTGGCCAAGTTTTGTGTCATGTGGATGCTGCTTGGGATCTACGTACTGGTAATTATGGTATAGGGGGTCTATTTTCGGGATTGGAAGGCACTAGGATCCCGTCCCTTAAGGTTTCTCGTTCCTCTGTTTCATCAGCTCTCATGGGAGAAGCTCTTGCTGTTCGCTTGGCGGTGATGACCGCCTCCTCGTCTAACGTCTGATCGCTGATAATTCTTTCGGATTCCCAGgttctcatcaacatgattaGAGATAAGGAATTACGTCCGGAACTGTTTGGCATCTTGTATGACATCTATCATTTTAGTTTATCCTTTGATGTTATCTCCTTTCATTTCATTCCTCGAGTACATAATGATGCTGCTGATAAAGTGGCTAAATCAGCTCTGACATCTATAAACTCTGCCTCCCTAGTCGGAGAGTGACTCTGTTTTCTAAATTGAATGAATCGTAGTTTGcccaaaaaaaagatatgacCATCTCTAACCATATTCTTGGattatgaaaacaaaagcaaaCAAGTAGACCAAACTGTCGCAAGAAATAGTACCATAAAGTTTTTTTGGCACATTTTTTTCGGTTATCTATTAAACTATTTCCAAcgtattttgttaattatttttaaatagaacaTGTATATCATAGAAATATATTACACTAATGCATTCTTTTAAAGTAGCATTCCcttaaatatatagtaaaaatttgAGGAATACTAGAGGAAAAACAGAATTTTTTGTCTAgacaaagaaatatatatagatgatagtaaatttgattttaattgttattataaAGACAAATGTAGAAATAGTTTGAAAAACTTAGAAACACCCATATAAGAAGGCCAAGGGGCAGTCTCGTTAATCTATTTATCGATCACTTAAATACCAAGGCAGATGCAAACTAGAACAAAAATGAAGTACCATctcattaaaataataaaaatttaacagcTTATTCTTGTTTGACCCACCAATTGTGCTCGATCAAATGCTCCATCCAAAAACTATTTATGAAAGAGTAAACTCGTTGACTAATCATTTAGATAATGTGTGAGTTTTTCATGACTTAACTGAAAACGACAATAGGAAGAATGACAAAACGCTGAATTGACTAAAGACAGGTGCGACCCGTAAGAGAATTCAAATGAACACTCGAGTCGTGAGTCTCGTGACATGAAACAGACGGCTACAATACAAAAGTTCTCTCCATCTTTTGTAAGGACCGTTTATACGCGTGCAAGTCCTAGATAAATATGAACACCACTTTAGTTAGtctaaaattataatcttattcTTTATAGGCTTAAGATATATACTAGAATTAGCAACGCATTGGCTAGGGGCCAATAGACCCCGTTCCATTATAGTAACTTAATTTAGAATCCTACTTGTGGAGAAGGACTGTTGAGACTTTAGAGGATTTAACCGTCATTAAAGTTAATTTTATTCCAATCAGgcttttcttaaaattttgtgactTAGGGTCCGATTGGCGTTACGGCTTTGAAAGCTCTGTGGAATTAAAAGTTTCTAAATCTTCTTTTTTACCAAccgtgttttaaaaaaaaaaaatcagcctAAAATCTCTAAAGTCGCAATAAATTTATGTcctcttttgtgttgtttttccTAAAGCTAACAATACGTAacttttgcaattttttttctttttttttattttttctcaaaaaacatttttttggccTTTCATAACTAAATCTTTTATGTAAGTTTgtaacaattttattaaaacttaagaTTGACAAATTGatcattgatttttttcttgttcatttgagATCCATATTGTACTATTTTtacaatcatatatatttaattttttaatagtagtataattttacattttaaataaaataatttaaatattattcaaacgTCTACAATTTTAACTACCaaattgattttaataaaacttaaactAACAGCCAAATTCTCACGGCCATAATTCTAAAGCCAAAATCTAAAACGAAAGTCATTACCAATCGGAGCTTTAGAGTCTTCACAGCCTCTTCTACCTTTTCATCTGTTTTTCTAACAGCCAGGGGAATCATGACTTTTAAGGAACTGTGAAAAAATAGAACtaaaatctttttctttttttttgtttctttttttcctagAAAAATTAAAGAGCATCTCTACATCAATttatgtttcacaaataaattCATTAGTACACAATTGCTCTTTGATTTCTTTAGCTAAAGAtccatttttcattaaaaaaaaaacatttggtgATGCTAGAGAGGGACGCAAATTAATTTCTTTAGTTTACTCATAGCCCAAAACAACAATCAAATTGTTAATGAGATATAACCCAAAACTTTTTCTTgataaattgattttaataatttgCTCAAAAAGTTTATTTCACATGTATACAATAATTTCAAATAtggtattatattttttcacatatataaatttagcataattttttaatagtcATAACTTCTAAATTTTTTGATACCAATCAGACATTTACAAATACTTAAAGTGACGGCCACagtttttaaaaccaaaatctctgcatccaaaattttaaagccAAAAGCCTAAAGCAGAAGTcgttaataatatttttggttttagttaataaattttaatcttatttaaaaaaaatttaaaaaattgttgatttcaatttttagttatacaatcaataaataaaatatgttgttgataaattttgattgatttcttgttttaaaatacccaatatattttatgaacttgaataaataaaaagtagattgcaataaatatgtaataaattttgaaaatgaatcatattatatatttataacagtcACAACTTCTAAAACTTTTGATGCCAATCaagcttttaaatttttctaaagtAACAGTTAAAACCTTTAAAGCTAAAATCTCTCTACAACCATGACTGTAAAGTTAAAGCCTAAAGCGAAAGTTATTACTAATCGGGGACCCTAAAGCACAGTAAGTATGCGAATTTAAATCTCAAGCTCACTTTAATTAAGCCTTCAAAGTTGTCTTGGAGAGTTGGCAAAGAAATTTCCCcactttaataattattatatacatCTGGATGTTTTTCTTGGTATTGATTTTCTTGGGGAGTTGGCAAAGAAATTTCCCTACATATACATCTGGATGTTTTTCCTGGCATTGATTTTCTCGCAAGTGGGCATTGCTTGAGAAACTACCAACACAAATTTTAGAATTATACCAAGAAAAACATCCAGATATGTATATAATAACTTACAGCTACTGAAATTTGATTGGCCACCAAACTACAAAAACACTTCAAGAAGGCTGAAGTTCAAAGGCAAGTTAGAGATGGACGGACACATCAATATAACCTAAAACAAAACATCATAAGTATAACATTAACAGCACACACCCAATGGCAAAGCAACAACTGTTGATGCTGGGAATCAGGGCGAGCTTTCACACTCTCTCCGCCGTGCTTGTAGCCGGAGTAATATTCACTACTGTGTTTTTGTCCCGAAAGGTTTTACCAAAGGAACATCCTCAAAGCGACGGTGCTCCAAACGTCGAAGACGGTAGAGACTGTAATTTGTTCGAAGGAAAATGGGTATTTGATAATGAGTCAAACCCTATTTATAAAGAAGAAGAGTGCAAGCTCATGTCTGATCAGTTGGCTTGTGAAAAGTTTGGAAGACAAGATTCGAGTTACAAATTCTGGAGGTGGCAACCTCACACGTGCAATCTTCCCAggtttatatttctttctttatcGTTTTCACTTCAAATTTTACATCTTTGTTTATGGCAATTCGCATAAACATGTTGCATTATATATGCAATTCATATAAACATCTTGCATTATCTCCGCTGATACTACACTTTTCCGCTGATAACAGAAGAAGTTTTTCTTTGTCTAGTAATTTAGGGAAAAGAACTGACATCATTCATCtaacattttttcttcttctttttcttatttatgtATTCATTTTGTAAATAAACGGTTGGAATGAtctcatataaatatttaattgaatATTTGGTTGTATCATGTATGTTACAAAAAGCCCTTTGCACCTTAACTATATAATTATCAGTCAATTGATAAGGACTAGCTAATATAAGAGAAGAGAAATAATACTTTTCCTACATTTTTGTTGGTAATAAGTATTCCCTCCGTTCTTTAAAGatacatattctagagaaaaattttgtttctaaaagattcattttttacattttcaatccatgttttattaactaattgcaaacttcaaaaatcttaattgcactaattgattttttattggtttaaaattgtggaaaaaaaatgagcacaaaaaattatgcaaatttaatatgttttattaaaatgtgtgaaaagctagaatatggatcttttaggaacagagggagtatcatTTTAGTCCTCAGCAAAGCAAAAGAAAAGTGAATTCAAGTGGTTTCGACCTTTGAGCACATGCTAGTTTTTttggtcagccaattcatccCTCTCGTCCGTTATTATTTGGTAATaacgaatttattaaattaactgaaatagaaatattacaatTAAGACAATTAAGGGTTGTTTCTCGAAAATAACAATTAAGCTTTGTTAAAAATTTGATACCATGGTTATTACAATTTAAATCTTTCATGTACGTTtgactaagaaaaaaatggtttaATGAACGTAAAAAAGGTTTAATGCGACGAAGTTGCTGGAGAGTCTAAGAAATAAGAGGATGGTGTACGTAGGAGACTCCTTGAACAGAGGCCAATGGGTATCCATTGTGTGTATGGCTAGTTCTGTCATTAAAAACCCAAAGTTGATGCATATGCACAACAATGGCTCTAACCT
The window above is part of the Brassica napus cultivar Da-Ae chromosome C3, Da-Ae, whole genome shotgun sequence genome. Proteins encoded here:
- the LOC106436113 gene encoding glutathione S-transferase T3-like, which gives rise to MEPFSTQTSGFISLLASQSSPFPDCDPPQAVANSPGLMKTTSKRKWSTKEDLVLISGWVNTSKDPIVSNEQKITSFWRRIEAYVNSSPLLTGSAPREWGQCKQRWGRVNDQVCKFVGSYDAALKNQSSGQNDDDVMKAAHEIFFNDYQAKFTMEHCWRELRHDQKWKSVFKSRDGGKEKTKEAEEVMAEGEVRPAGVKAAKAAKRKRHGKEVAFDQIETILAERKKISQQKILQLLLAKIETDLTPNEITLKQKLISELLD
- the LOC125582930 gene encoding uncharacterized protein LOC125582930; protein product: MSTNSDDEVYGVLEEMVDQQIDDYIESALTKQPKTQVYIERDREVGHIQLWQDYFSENPTYTHDLFRRRFRMNKSLFLRIVERLGNEVPYFQQRRNGHGRNSLSTLQKCTSAMRMLAYGCAGDANDEYLRLGASTAILCLENFAEAIIQVFGDGIKENQHLKIFKDYLILERHGGRAPKVKFKVNNHTYRMPYYLTDGIYPNWATFIQSIPLLQGPKAVAFAKRQESTRKDVERAFGVLQSRFAIVKNPALKWDKEKIGKGMRVCVILHNMIVEDERQGYILVNTSEFESGESSRSSKVRRRESVNVDMLNIRNLVRDPQIHERLKADLVENVWAAAQLLSDEHSHAIKRQGSPPIIPQPSPGQVLCHVDAAWDLRTGNYGIGGLFSGLEGTRIPSLKVSRSSVSSALMGEALAVRLAVMTASSSNV